A region from the Pelobates fuscus isolate aPelFus1 chromosome 3, aPelFus1.pri, whole genome shotgun sequence genome encodes:
- the LOC134601293 gene encoding histone H2A type 2-C, which yields MSGRGKQGGKTRAKAKTRSSRAGLQFPVGRVHRLLRKGNYAERVGAGAPVYLAAVLEYLTAEILELAGNAARDNKKTRIIPRHLQLAVRNDEELNKLLGGVTIAQGGVLPNIQAVLLPKKTESHKSKSK from the coding sequence ATGTCAGGCCGTGGAAAGCAAGGAGGAAAGACCCGTGCAAAGGCGAAGACTCGCTCATCCCGCGCTGGTCTTCAGTTCCCAGTCGGCAGAGTCCACCGTCTGCTGAGGAAGGGGAATTATGCAGAGCGTGTTGGAGCCGGTGCCCCCGTTtatctggctgcagtgctggagtacCTGACTGCTGAGATCCTGGAGCTGGCAGGGAATGCCGCCAGAGATAACAAGAAAACCCGCATCATTCCCCGCCATCTCCAGCTCGCTGTCCGTAACGACGAAGAGCTCAACaaactgctgggaggagtgactatcgcccagggaggtgtcttgcccaacatccaggctgtgctgctgcccaagaaAACCGAAAGTCATA
- the LOC134601292 gene encoding histone H2B-like translates to MPDPAKSAPAAKKGSKKAVTKTQKKDGKKRRKTRKESYAIYVYKVLKQVHPDTGISSKAMGIMNSFVNDIFERIAGEASRLAHYNKRSTITSREIQTAVRLLLPGELAKHAVSEGTKAVTKYTSAK, encoded by the coding sequence ATGCCTGATCCAGCCAAGTCCGCACCAGCCGCCAAGAAAGGCTCTAAGAAAGCCGTGACCAAGACTCAGAAGAAAGATGGCAAGAAGCGTAGGAAGACCAGGAAGGAGAGCTATGCCatctacgtgtacaaggtgctgaaGCAGGTCCACCCCGACACCGGTATCTCCTCCAAGGCCATGGGGATCATGAactcctttgtcaatgatatcttTGAGCGCATCGCAGGAGAAGCCTCTCGCCTGGCTCACTACAACAAGCGCTCCACCATCACTTCCCGGGAGATCCAGACCGCCGTGCGCCTGCTGCTACCCGGAGAGCTGGCAAAGCACGCCGTGTCCGAGGGCACCAAGGCTGTCACCaagtacaccagcgccaagtaa
- the LOC134601831 gene encoding histone H2B-like, which produces MPDPAKSASAAKKGSKKAVTKTQKKDGKKCRKTRKESYAIYVYKVLKQVHPDTGISSKAMGIMNSFVNDIFERIAGEASRLAHYNKRSTITSREIQTAVRLLLPGELAKHAVSEGTKAVTKYTSAK; this is translated from the coding sequence ATGCCTGATCCAGCCAAGTCCGCATCAGCCGCCAAGAAAGGCTCTAAGAAAGCCGTGACCAAGACTCAGAAGAAAGATGGCAAGAAGTGTAGGAAGACCAGGAAGGAGAGCTATGCCatctacgtgtacaaggtgctgaaACAGGTCCACCCCGACACCGGTATCTCCTCCAAGGCCATGGGGATCATGAactcctttgtcaatgatatcttTGAGCGCATCGCAGGAGAAGCCTCTCGCCTGGCTCACTACAACAAGCGCTCCACCATCACTTCCCGGGAGATCCAGACCGCCGTGCGCCTGCTGCTACCCGGAGAGCTGGCAAAGCACGCCGTGTCCGAGGGCACCAAGGCTGTCACCaagtacaccagcgccaagtaa